In Desulfosporosinus youngiae DSM 17734, the genomic stretch AAATAAGAAGGCCATGTTTGAACGGTGCTTTTTTACGTAGTCTCCATACCGCTTATGCGACGCCAATTGTAGGGGCAATTCATGAATTACCTCTTATTCAGAAACGAATTAGGAAGTTAAATAAGCAAATATAATTACCGGAAAAATGAGGGAGGTGAAAAGCCTGGTTTATGGCAACATTTAGGGAGGTCTTGCCTTGAATCCTGTAACGTTGCCGCTTGCAAGGGTGAAAGCGCACTTTTCAAGCTTTAGATAGTATTGGTGTGTTTTGAACCAGGCTGTAATAGATGGATGAACTCTTAAAAACTCGTAAAAAAATAGTTGAGAAGGGGATTGAAATAATCGCTAAAAACCTTACGGTAGGCACATGGGGAAATATTAGTTCCCGGGTGCCGGGAGAGGGCTACATAGCTATAACCCCGACGGGAATGAGCTATGATATCCTAGTGCCGGAAGATATCACAGCCGTCGATTTAGAGGGAACCATTGTCAGTGGGACTCGTAAACCTTCCATTGAAGTACCGCTGCACCTAGCGATCTATAAAGCCCGCGAAGATGTGCAGGCAATCATCCATACCCATAGTGCGTATGCAACTGCTATGGCTGCAGCACGGAAGGAAATACCGGGAGCTGTTGAGGACTTAGTACAGATTGTCGGTGGAAACGTCAGGGTTAATGAATACGCACTGCCCGGAACTGAGCAACTCGGCATGAATACGGTGAAGGCACTGGAAGGACGAAACGCGGTGTTATTAGCGAATCACGGAATGATAGGGGTTGGGCGTGATTTAGATGAGGCTCTGAAAGTATGTCAAATTGTTGAGAAAACAGCCCAAATCGTCCTTTTTGCCCAGCTCTTGGGTGGAGTCGTTGAATTATCTCAAGAGGATATAGACGGAATGCGAAACTTCTACCTTCAGGGCTATGGTCAAAGATAGTCAATTCCTTTCCAACTTGATAGAATATTAGATTGGTTGTAGAAAACCAGTGATTTAGAGTATAATTATTTGAGACAGTATATACTTGCAGTAACTCACGCAAGTTTAAAAAATCGTTCCTGAAGTTGAAAAGCAGAGGATGCAAGTTGAGAACTTTCCCCGAGTTTGCGCAGAGAAATATTTTGAAAGAAGGTATTGTTCGTGGAGTTAAAATACACAATCCGTGATTTATCATTAGCCCCTGAGGGACAGCGAAAAATTGACTGGGTCATCCCGCGTATGCAAGTTCTTAACAAGATACGTGAGGAATTCGAGAAACAATTACCTTTTGCAGGAAAGAAAGTCGTTATCTGCTTGCATTTAGAGGCCAAAACAGCTTATCTCGCTCAGGTGATCAAAGCCGGAGGTGCAGAGGTTACTGTAGTTGCCAGCAATCCGCTTTCCACCCAGGATGATGTTGTGGCTGCTCTTGTTCAAAGCGGAATTGGTGCCCATGCCTGGTACAATGCCTCAGAAGAAGAGTATCATTCCCATCTTCAACTGGCGCTGGATACGGAACCGGACTTTATTATTGATGATGGAGGGGACTTAGTTTCTACAATACACACAACTCGCCCAGAGCTTCTGAAGAACGTCAAGGGAGGAGCAGAGGAGACGACCACCGGGGTTCTGCGCTTGCATTCTATGGCGCGTGACGGGGTTCTGAAGTTTCCGATGATAGCGGTTAATGACGCTCAATGCAAGTATTTGTTCGACAATAGGTATGGCACCGGACAATCTGTATGGGATGGCATTATGCGAACGACAAACTTAGTAGTAGCCGGAAAAACGGCGGTTATTGCGGGGTATGGCTGGTGCGGCAAAGGGGTTGCTCTGCGTGCTAAGGGGTTAGGAGCCCGGGTCATTGTTTGTGAGATTAACCCGATAAAAGCAAACGAGGCGCTGATGGATGGTTTTGAAGTTATGCCAATGGTTGAAGCGGCTAGATTCGGGGATTTCTTTATAACGGTGACGGGCAATATGGATATTATAAATAAAGAGCATTTTGTCCTCATGAAATCAGGTGCGATTATGTGCAATGCCGGGCATTTTGATGTTGAGGTTAATGTGGCCCAGCTGAAGGAAATATCCGTTTCTGAAAGAACTGCCAGGATGAATATTACCGAGTACACTCTCCCCAATGGCCATCAAGTGTATGTCCTTGCTGAAGGGCGCTTAGTTAACCTTGCTGCGGGGGATGGACATCCGGCAGAAGTTATGGATATGACCTTCGCTTTACAGGCACTGTCCCTGGAGTATGTTGCTTTAAATCATGATAAACTGTCCCCTGGGGTCCATCAGGTCAATACAGAAATTGATGAGAGAGTAGCTATGCTGAAACTTCAGTCCCTAGGGTTATCCATTGATAAATTAACCAAGGAGCAGGAAAAGTATCTCGCATCTTGGAGTCCGGAAGAGGTCTAAGTAGCTTTTAACAGCTATGGATTTAAGCTCGAATACGGCCAGCCCCGAGCACCTTAAGGTATTCGGGGCTTTGGTATTTCCCGAATGGCCTTACACGGATTCCCCACTGCTACGACATTAGCCGCAAGATCTTTTGTCACGACACTCCCTGCGCCAATAACGCTATTATCGCCAACGGTTACCCCAGGCAGGATTGATACTCCTGCGCCTATCCAAACATTATTGCCAATGGTGATGGGATAGGCATATTCATAACCCTTTATACGTTGCTCTACATTAAGGGGATGTCCTGCGGTATATAGGCCTACATTAGGCCCCAGCAAAACGTTGTCGCCGATTGTAACCTTTGCGCCGTCGAGAATAATGCAGTTATGGTTGGCGTAAAAGTTATTCCCCACATGAATGTTGTAGCCATAGTCACATTGAAAGGGGGATTCCACCCAGATATCGTTACCGGCTCTGCCAAACAGTTTTTGGAGAAGGGCATTCCGTTCTTGTTTTTGAGAAGGGCGCAGACTGTTAAAATGAAATAACAGTTCTTTGGCGGACTGCCGGTCTGCCAGGAGAGAATCATCAAAAGCGAGGTAGAGCAAACCTTTTTGCATTTTTTCGTGTTCAGTCATAATTTATCTCCTTAAAGTTTTTTGAAGAGGAGCCGCCCATGCCGCTGATGCGGCATCAGCAGAGGATGAAAAGGAGCTGTGTCCGGGTCGGGCAGCTTCGCCCACATCCGTGCAAGATTAGTTAATTCGTGCGAAGACAGTGTCTTCGTACCGCAGCACTCCGAGGCTCGCCCACTCGCCGGTGCGGGACTCCGCCAAACCTCCGGGTAATACCTGATGTGAACCCGTGGCTCCGTCTCCCCGCACCGTCTTGTGGGCTTTTACCGCCTCTCCATGCAATGGGTTCGCTTCTGTGGACGAAGCTGCCCTGCTTGCGGGCCTGGCGATTATTCTGCATGTCTTTAATTTTTTAGAGGAGCCGCCTATGCAGCTGATGCGGTACCAGCAGAGGACGAAAAAGGGAGTCTTCTTCGGGGGAGTAGTTTTACAGTAATGGATACTAGGTATAATTATAGTTTGTCTGCATATATCAATGAATTTATTCAGAATTCTAAAGAAACAGTGGACGAGAGACCACTTTATTCTGAATTTATAGTATACTATACATGTATTGGATTTATAGGTGATTTATGGAATATATATAGTGAGTTGTTGATTACTTGTTGTTAATAAAAGGAGAAAGAGAGGCTGGGCTAAGAGCGTGGGAAAAACATTAATTATTGCAGAAAAGCCGTCTCAAGCTCGTGAATATGCTGCGGCCTTGGGGGTTCGGGGCAAAAGGGATGGGTACTTGGAAAATGAGCAATATGTTATTACTTGGTGTTACGGGCATCTCTTGGAGTTAGAGCGGCCGGAAGCTTATATGGATATTGAGCGGGTCGGAAAACGATGGGGTTTAAAGCGCTTGCCGGTTCTCCCTAGCTTGAAGGAGTTTCGTAGGGTAGTCAAACCAGGTGCTGATAAACAATATCAAGTGATTCAAAGCTGGCTGAAGTCTTCCGATATAGAAGAGATTATTTGTGGAACAGACGCTGACCGGGAAGGACAGCTGCTCTTTCAAGAAGTCTGGGACGCTTCTGAGTGCCGTAAGCCTTTGTCGAGGCTTTGGATTTCCTCGCTAACGAGTGCGGCTATACGGGAAGGATTGAAAAGTCTTCGTTCCGCAGAATCGGTAGCCGGCTTGGCGGCGGCTGGTAATGGGCGGGCCTTCGCTGATTGGGATTTTGGCATGAATTTGACAGAGGGCTTTACAGCCTTATTTGGGAGTTTTGATTCTGTCCGGAAAAAACCTAATGTGATCTCCATAGGAAGGGTGCAGACGCCGACACTTGCCTTGATCGTAGAACGGGAATGGGAAATTGAACGCTTTGTTGCCCAGCCGTTCTATGAAGTAAAGGCTGAATTTGTTGCTGCCCAAGGAGAGTATCCTGGCAAATGGTTTGATCCGGCCGAGGATTCGAAGCGGATTACAGACCCCCAAGAGGCTGAAGCCATTGTAACAAGAACCCGGGGTAAATTAGGCAGCATCGGGGAGTTGGAACAAAAAGAGATTTTAGAACCGGCTCCCCTTCTCTTTGATTTAACTTCTTTGACCATCGCCGGCTCTAAAAAGTATGGTTATAGCGCAGAAAGAGTTCTTCAATTAGCCCAATCTCTTTATGAAAAAAAGTCCATTACTTACCCGCGTACGGACTGCGCCTATCTTTCCGAAGATATCCTGCCAAAGTTGCCGGCTCATTTAAATGCCGTCAGTCAAGAACCCTATAAGGATTTGGCAGAGCAGGCGAGAGGTTTTGGCATACCTAAAGGGAAACGCGTGATTAATAAAATTACTGCTCACCATGCCATCATTCCAACAACTGAAAAAGTTATTATGGGGAGGCTCAATCGGGATGAGCAGCATCTTTATGATTTAATTGTGCGGCGTTTTTTGGCGGTTTGGTTTCCGCCGGCTCGCTATCATCAAACCGATGTGGTAACGTTGGTTGGGGCCGAACACTTTCGCACACGAGGCAAGACTCTGTTGAGCCCGGGCTGGAAAGAGGTCTATGAATTTGATGAAGGGAAGGAAGATCAGCCTGAAACCTCAAGAGGGCGGAAAAAGCGCGGACCTTCAGGAGACAATGAGGAGGCTTCCCTCCCTCCCTTAACCATGGGGGAGGCTGTTCAGATTAAGCAAGTTTTCTGGGAGGAAAAAAGTACAAAGCCTCCTAAACCATATACTCAAGGTGATCTGCTTAAGGCTATGGAAGGTGCAGGAAAACAGATTGATGATGAAATTCTGCGTCAGCAAATGAAAGGGAAAGGACTAGGTACGGTTGCTACTCGTCCGGCCATTATCGAGAGCTTAATCGATAGGGGGTATATCTTTCAGAAACAAAAGTCTTTGCGGCCCTCGGCAAAAGGTGTCGAATTAATTCGTTTAATCAAAGAAAAGCTGCCTGAAGCTCAACTGCTCATTAGTGCCGAGATGACGGGGCAAATGGAGTATAATCTTGCCAAGGTTGAAAAGGGAGAACTATCTATCGAAGGGTATATGTCAGAGGTTGAAGCCGCTGTCAAACGTATTGTTGCAGAACTTCGTTCCTTTGAGCAATCTCACGGTAAACTGCCTTTAGCCTATTCATCTGCTTCTGAGGTTACAAAAAACAGCAAGAAGAAAGAAGAGGGCGTAAAAGCGGTTCGCCGGAAGGAAAATAACAGTAATAGTACTGACCAATCTTTAGGATACTGCCCGAAATGCGGCGCTGAAGTTATTGAAGGCAAAAAAGGATTTGGCTGTTCCAATTGGCGAAGCGGGTGCCGTTTTGTATTGTGGAAGACACCCATTTGCGGTAAAACTCTGACTCTAAACCAAGTCAGACGGCTTTTAAAAACCGGTAAGACCCCCTTGATTAAAGGGTTTAAGTCGAAAGCAGGGCAATCATTTGCGGCCTATTTGATTTGGGAAGATGCCGCTGAGGCCAAATTGGCATTTAAGTTTAAGTCTTCCTGATTTACAGAAATACTTTGAAAATTAAGTCTTGGTGACTTACATGAGTCATCAAGACTTAATTATTTGTGATTGAAAAGTTACAATCTTTAAATTACTCTGAGCTATGCTTTT encodes the following:
- a CDS encoding class II aldolase/adducin family protein; translation: MDELLKTRKKIVEKGIEIIAKNLTVGTWGNISSRVPGEGYIAITPTGMSYDILVPEDITAVDLEGTIVSGTRKPSIEVPLHLAIYKAREDVQAIIHTHSAYATAMAAARKEIPGAVEDLVQIVGGNVRVNEYALPGTEQLGMNTVKALEGRNAVLLANHGMIGVGRDLDEALKVCQIVEKTAQIVLFAQLLGGVVELSQEDIDGMRNFYLQGYGQR
- a CDS encoding adenosylhomocysteinase; the encoded protein is MELKYTIRDLSLAPEGQRKIDWVIPRMQVLNKIREEFEKQLPFAGKKVVICLHLEAKTAYLAQVIKAGGAEVTVVASNPLSTQDDVVAALVQSGIGAHAWYNASEEEYHSHLQLALDTEPDFIIDDGGDLVSTIHTTRPELLKNVKGGAEETTTGVLRLHSMARDGVLKFPMIAVNDAQCKYLFDNRYGTGQSVWDGIMRTTNLVVAGKTAVIAGYGWCGKGVALRAKGLGARVIVCEINPIKANEALMDGFEVMPMVEAARFGDFFITVTGNMDIINKEHFVLMKSGAIMCNAGHFDVEVNVAQLKEISVSERTARMNITEYTLPNGHQVYVLAEGRLVNLAAGDGHPAEVMDMTFALQALSLEYVALNHDKLSPGVHQVNTEIDERVAMLKLQSLGLSIDKLTKEQEKYLASWSPEEV
- a CDS encoding sugar O-acetyltransferase, whose product is MTEHEKMQKGLLYLAFDDSLLADRQSAKELLFHFNSLRPSQKQERNALLQKLFGRAGNDIWVESPFQCDYGYNIHVGNNFYANHNCIILDGAKVTIGDNVLLGPNVGLYTAGHPLNVEQRIKGYEYAYPITIGNNVWIGAGVSILPGVTVGDNSVIGAGSVVTKDLAANVVAVGNPCKAIREIPKPRIP
- a CDS encoding type IA DNA topoisomerase, with protein sequence MGKTLIIAEKPSQAREYAAALGVRGKRDGYLENEQYVITWCYGHLLELERPEAYMDIERVGKRWGLKRLPVLPSLKEFRRVVKPGADKQYQVIQSWLKSSDIEEIICGTDADREGQLLFQEVWDASECRKPLSRLWISSLTSAAIREGLKSLRSAESVAGLAAAGNGRAFADWDFGMNLTEGFTALFGSFDSVRKKPNVISIGRVQTPTLALIVEREWEIERFVAQPFYEVKAEFVAAQGEYPGKWFDPAEDSKRITDPQEAEAIVTRTRGKLGSIGELEQKEILEPAPLLFDLTSLTIAGSKKYGYSAERVLQLAQSLYEKKSITYPRTDCAYLSEDILPKLPAHLNAVSQEPYKDLAEQARGFGIPKGKRVINKITAHHAIIPTTEKVIMGRLNRDEQHLYDLIVRRFLAVWFPPARYHQTDVVTLVGAEHFRTRGKTLLSPGWKEVYEFDEGKEDQPETSRGRKKRGPSGDNEEASLPPLTMGEAVQIKQVFWEEKSTKPPKPYTQGDLLKAMEGAGKQIDDEILRQQMKGKGLGTVATRPAIIESLIDRGYIFQKQKSLRPSAKGVELIRLIKEKLPEAQLLISAEMTGQMEYNLAKVEKGELSIEGYMSEVEAAVKRIVAELRSFEQSHGKLPLAYSSASEVTKNSKKKEEGVKAVRRKENNSNSTDQSLGYCPKCGAEVIEGKKGFGCSNWRSGCRFVLWKTPICGKTLTLNQVRRLLKTGKTPLIKGFKSKAGQSFAAYLIWEDAAEAKLAFKFKSS